ttacagATTATtctttataaaagaaaaaatatgtatacgcTGAAACGTGGAGATGATTACCTAATAATTTTATACCGTAAGTATAAGtaaatgcaatttaaaaaaaaataaatgccaCGATGgggtatgtttttttcaataaaaaaaaattcattattgtaCGGGATCGAATTATTTGATTCAGAGAtgtataaaacttgaaaaaataaacaaaaccaGGATTCACTTATTCTTGTAGTTATTGGTGGATTCTTAATAACAAAAGTTCAgcaatgaatttttcagttgagGTATATTTAGGTGTAAGGTACTTATTTTTAGCAGGAAGAACGCACAAAAGGAAGACAAGCCTTGTGCATTTGaataaaatccataaatttGTATTCatgaatttgacaattttgataagtaggtattaataaaGTTCTGAAGCATTATTCATATCAGCTGCTTGGAAATCCAAAGTAAAACAGTTAGGTGTACTCGATTAATCGAATATTATAAGTCAGATATAGATACCATTCGAAtccttttatattttttcgttcaatttaaatcacgtattttttcgcattggtttattattttcttatgaattttgaaataataccaGTGAGTAAGGTACACAGGTattcaagaagaaaatttttaacataACGTTAGGCCTAATGATGTTCAAAGAATTCATTTacttatcaaaatttctcaCGTCTATTAcaattcgtaattttattccatttattaaattaaaaaaaaaaacaaaaaaaaaaaacattaaaatcaaacaatttttttacaaaaattgatcgtTTCTTTTAAACGGAAgggaaaaattgagcaattgaAGTTTAGATTAGATGAAGACACAATTCTTTGCAGAAGATGAGTGTCAAAGTAGGTATATCCTCGTGATTCTTAATCAGATGGGCAAACCATCATTTATACTGTAACCAACtgcgttcaatttttgattaaaaatttgaaatttattcgctGGAATATTTAATTACcggccatttttccaaaacatctaTCGCAATCATTCTGCGTTAATCATTGTATCAGAACATgatcattgaaaatataaaacgtCTATTTATTTTATATCAGATGTGTACTCGTACAGCTGCCcttcttcaattttattgacACAGACGTGCACTTGTAAGTTGTACTGCACCATTATGGAGACAGGATTACTGAATTTGAGAGTCAAGATAAGCAATTCAGGCCCAAATATTTAGACTTATTCCAACTCATTTGATTTTTGCGTACCTatctttcattttattattatttttttgaaaaaagaatacaagaccaactttttttgtttggttttaaaacaaaattttatgcttgttaccaattttgaacgtttaaaattagttttgaaCATACACTATTTTTCGATTGTGAAATAAATTTTCCTTCTTTATCAAGTACTTGAGATGGTGAAAAAAGATAATTATTTGCAACCCACGAAAAAATCAGATTagaaagtttaccaaaaaaaagtagaagGTAAAGCCATCCAAAAAACTAgtgtttgacaaaaaaaaaaaaaaaaaaaaaaaaaggaagctgAAAAACACTactcaaaaaaataggtagatacattCAAATTTCATTAGGTTTGCAACATCACTTTATACAATAATTGTTGAAAGAAACGTTAAAACGTTGCAGTCAACgcaattcaaaatcaaaatcattcaaaattgttgaagtccAATGAATAacttaaattcattttaatgattgcttgcaatttttcaactgagtTTCTCAACAGtcgtaaataaattaaaacttgaatattGTTGCTATTTTACACGTACACATCAGACAACAAGCAGTGTTTCTGCTACAAATCGAAATTGCATCCAACTTTTACCAACAATGTTGAAAAGGAGTTAGTACGTATATTGCAGCTAACGCAGATCAATTTCATCTAATGCTAcaatctcaaaattcaataaatataaataatataatttaatttGGATGGTTGATTGCATTATTTCAACGCTGTTTTTCGACAGTTGGACTGTAATTGATCCTGTTTAGGTACAATGACATTTCGTACAATCATTCGCAATTCGCATCGAGCTTGCAAGAACATCTCACTGTGCTCGAAAATTCAAGTTCCCAATCAATAGCAGAAACACAATGTCCCTGTTGAAGTACTTATGTATTTCCCGACATTACACCCACAAGTATAATTTTACTCCTGCCAGATCTCAAATTAGACAACCTATCTGACATGAATACGAGTAGCACAAGCCGCAACTATAAGTATAGAGCCGCATCATTGCAGGTAAAAATGATGAGAGATTTACGATTAAAAATTCCCCACAGTAtgattataggtacatatttttgttcGTACGTTGAGACGATTCCTCATTCCTCGCAAAAGTAACTTGATAAACATTTTGCGCTGAATTCGATTGGGCTAAATGTAACATAAACGCGACATTGTAACATAGAACATAAAAATGATTGTTAAAATTTATATATACAagcttataaaaataatttaagtaTGTAGTTAAATTGAtaactttcattaaaattctaaCAAGTAGTGGTCCCATTGCTTCTAACATAccagaatttttggatttctccaTGTTAGCATTTTAACGTAATACCTTTTATTTTATCGGTATTTTCTTTCAGTGTTAACGAGTTTTATTGCTTTTTATGAAATCATGAAATCCTCCTCAGTCTGGGATTAACGTATTTTTTGTATCGAAAGGCGACcataggtagtgaaaaagttgaaacattttttcatttgaaaaaaaaaagatcctctcaggtacctatacataagtATATCTCATAATCTACATCTGAAGGAATATCAAATCTGTTTTGATTCTCATTAAGATCCTGCTTCGTTTAAATAAACTTTGACCGGCgataataatagaaaaaataaataaataataggtacctacgtcgtCGTTCGCGTCAATAAATTTCTCGAgttgcttttttcttcattctacTCGTAGTACATAAGAGCAATCGTAACGAGCTCGCTTTcgatataatttaaaattttatccacGACACTTATATGCGTTTACGCTTTATATAGACGGTTTTAAGccgttaaaaaatttaatcatcgaaATATTGTTTAGAAGCCTTACATGCGGCATTTATGCGCCATGTGCACACACAGCACACTTtacaatgaaaatattatttttaatgtaaaaaaggTAGGGACGTAACATGTTTACTCGCTAGGTATATTCAAATACTGCGGGGTGTACAACTCATCTTCTTATTCTTCGCGTAGGTACACGTAATTTTAAACGAAAGTATGTCACAAAAAACACAGCTTTTTATTTCAACCAACGTACGAGATCAATTACAAAATACCGGAGATTAGTTTCCTtggcttttttctttttatttacgGCGACCgtttaggcaattttattaacgtcgATGTTTTCATAAGCTTATAAACAGTCCAGTTACAAAAGGCGATTcttattcttttgaaaaaatttaaataaattttaggtTCATCCTAAATTTATTGTATCAAATACTGACGAAATTACACCTACGAGTGGTACATATTATATCGATTAATTTCGATAATCGTGTACAACTGTAGGTATGTTTTTCATCtcgtttgtcagaatttttcaccaatatgATCTCCTTTCAAAATGTTACAAAGAAAGAAAATACCTACCGAATTATTTAAGCCCTCGAAACGTACTAACGATCTGATTTCCCTACAAtgcggaattttttttcgttattattattaaatattaCTGGACAAACGGGCTACGATAATTAATAAAATCGAACTAACAAATAATTGGTACATAACTTAAATGAGAAAGCCCGTAAAAAAAGGtataaaagaaaattaatatttgccttaaaaaaaatgtaaaaggaAGAGAAAGAAAAGTAGAGAAAGATACAGAGAAAAGTAAATagggaaagagaaaaaaagagagagagacagagagagacagacagacagagagaaaaacaacaaaaacaaaataaaaatgtgaagAATGTATCGAAGCGAATATCAGGACTAAAAGTTCATTGATAATAAGTGATtgtttctcgaaaaaaatcatttgacaACCGTTCGAATTAAACATTTTACAtctatatacgtaggtatactcagctcaaaaaattaaatatgttgCTTTGTAATTGAgcataaataaatatttataacGGTAtaatatattatgtatgtatatctATATATAATATTTATCAAaggggcggggggaggggggcaggGGGCAGGGAGGGGGCCAGGGGAATgagaataaaagaaaaaagggaccaaaaaaaaacaaaaaagaaccTGGAAATTCTacgtttcgcttttttttctacGTACCGACGATGCTCGCGATGAACTATCTTTCGTTGAACCTTTGACCGAACCTTTTGTCGATTCGCTATCGACCTCTGAAGAATTCGGAgggttgagtaattttttatatttatctGAATTCAAAAACCGCGGATACGAATCTCGATGCATCAACGTGTAAATTTGCGTTTGCGCTTCGTCGAACGTGTGTATTGTAGGcgaattcatatttttgttgATTAAATCACGTACTTTCGAATCTAAACTAACCTGCAATGTAATACATCATACGAGTTAAATCCAATTTTAAACCTCGTCCGAAAACATATTAATATTTTAGACCGCATCTATCGTTAACGCAGCGTTCAATCAATACTCTAGGTCATTTATGAGCAATACTTCAACAATGTAATTGTGTTCGCTCCAATAgtctactttttttccaaatttaaccaCATAAATCCTAACTTAGGTACTTCACttgattaaaaatcatttattaatGCAGccggcaaaaaaaaatgttacacaAAAGAAACATCGCTCCGGTCTATATTAATAATGCCGACAAAtgcttttcatttcattttttataggCACACATTCAATTAAAatgtgtgaaattttaaatcgctaATTTTACCGAGCTTGTTGTTCGGCTCGTTATTATTGTAAAGACTGCCCTAaccgtggaattttttttttcaatttgaattaacGATGTGGTTGAGAAAAAATGCTTATTCAATGTCAGAATTtgtataggtaaataatttttccatttgaacggtcttacttatttaaaatataGAATTATTATAGGTACTGAAAATATTGGGTAAATCTGTGAAATTCCCGTCAAATAATTTTCCTGGTGATTTTGCAACGCAAACAGCACATGTGTAAATTAATTTGCGGAGCTCATCAAGTGAAGggcgacgtttttttttttttttttttttcaagtctcgcAAGAGACCCTCAGTATAGTATAGTAGGGTCATTCTACGTCAATTGGACCACGAAGTGGTAGGCGGgctcggcgatttttttgaaatttttcttgtggaaagaccttccgaagggatgaccaatggcgcaaatcgcaggccTCTAGCCCacttttaacggcagccagggggtgtcaaagttttcagtgaacctaaaatattatccatttcagcagtggataactcgataaccgcgatacctaccaaaatggaactttttctcatagttaggggttttgaaaggctttttggtgatatcataaaaatcagtgttgtcactttttttcgtacaaaaaattagctcaaaaagtttcaaaacgcgtagttttcatatcgttccgactctcaaaaattctgaaaaaatatattatggacaacttttcatgctgaacaacatattaaaaaattgggatggtaacttgtcgcaaagtcgattttaaaaaatttttcaacggatacgtgaaaataggggtcaaatgcgtcaactttaccaatcaaaactttttttcatgtcttgaatcaaaaaatcacatttttttgcaaactttaaattttttgaaatcgactttgcgacaagtcaccatcttaattttttaatatgttgttcagcatgaaaagttgtccataatatatttttttcagattttttgagagtccgaacgatatgaaaactacgttttgaaactttttgagctaattttttgtacgaaaaagacgatatcaccaaaaagcctttcaaaccccctaactatgagaaaaagttccactttggtaggtatcgcggttatcgaataatccactgctgaaatggatggtattttaggttcactgaaaactttgacaccccctggctgccgttaaaaatgggctagagggctgcgatttgcgccattggtcatcgcttcggaaggtctttccacagaaaaaatttcaaaaaaatcgctgagcTCACCtatcacttcttggtccaattgacgtggaatggcccagTATAAgtgaggaggttggttacaaagttagacaaacgccacttctacaaaaatcgagttatttATATTGATTcatataggatttttaacgctcttttcattgccgaggtctgttattttcaatatagtacgtaaaagggtaaaaaacgcgctcaaagttttgccttagtttcaaacacagacatgtgcaaattgtcttagtttcaaaaacagacatatccaggatatgtctgtttttgaaactaagatgataggatatgtctcattttgaaactaagataatgttcacatgtccgtgtttgaaactgaggcgcaactttgatcgcgttttttgactttttatgtactattttgaaactaagggacctcagaaatggaaagagggttGAAAATCTTATAAgtatcaaaacctaactgatctagacagcttcactttcaaattatcttcattttggtttcaaaatcagacaagtgcattttcaggttctttttattagtagtggggggtgatggtggaaggatattttttgtatttttgttactcagtatcatcactacaatttgtcaaatatcccTCGCCAttacaatgctgtatatttttgtaacaaaaaacatggattttctcaaaatcaaccctgtggcgtttgtctaactttgtaaccaagctcctcaaGTAGTTTaacacaaaatttgtaaatgccgtattaaaatttaaatttttgttaaatgtaATTAGGTAATAGATATTTTAAAAGGGCAAATAAAGAATTTAGATGAACGTGCAGAATCACAATTTATCCTGTCtagtgttttttaaaatcacatccacacagatgaaaaattcattcatccaAAACTTTGCTTTTCGTACtacttaaaaatttatcaacgttTGACTTCCTAAATGTGTGGAATCGcgagattcaattttttaaaattgttttttcattacGACGCATTATATGCAGGTATTTTCAGCTTGTTTGCGCTCTTGCGATAGATAGAATTTTATTCGCATCAAAGCCACAGCGAGACAACTGTCTACATTAACCATTAAATCAGCAGCAATCCTAAGGGATAGGAGACGAATACCGTATAATTCGATTAACGtactgcaaaaaaatatatccgaATCACTAATTTAACCCCTTCATTCAAAATGTGCtcgatttgaaaacaatattatCTTTGTGAAATTATCGATTGAACGAAACAAAGAATAAATGGACGGTAAAATGAAACGCCGCTATTCGTCGATGAgagtaaatttttacattgGAATTTCAAACAGTTTATGAATTGCGGCCGagcggagaaaaaaaaagaaaaagaaaaaagtatataTTCACCTCTTTTGGAGATAATATTGAGATAAAGTCTTCGTAAATAAACCTAGCTCTTTCTTCCACAACGTTCGGATTCGTTTCTTTCTTTAATTCTTCGCAAGCTTCccaaaataatatattttcttcGCTATATTCACAACGTAAAAATTCTCTGAATATCCGGCGTCCAGctgtaaattatttcaaattaattttcacgctaTAGgtggtacgagtaggtaggtacctaggtatggCACATTTTATAGCATATTAGAATTTTACAACCAACCTGGACTTTTCATTAGTTTATCGAATGAATCACCCCACAATCGTATTTCTTCTATAGATGGTCTGAAATGAGAAATATTCGATTATAGAAGCTATCACGTTATTGTCCTACTTTTGCAAAAGTTTTCCCTTTCTcgaaggaaaaaattccatttatataaaaaaaattgatgcacaaCTACCTACATAACTGGGTCATTTGACGCGTGTATTTTTACTTACGGAGGTTCGTCGGCAGTGATTAgtaaattttctgaacttttaTGTTCCTCCTTTGGCTGCTTCGGTTCTTCGTGTACAGCTTTCACAGCTAAACTGTAAAACGAAAACATTCTTTTGTAATATTTCTCACGAACTAGCTTcgtgtataggtaggtaattatcgAATAATGTAATTTTAGTTCAgtcgaaaaattaatattccgGTCTATGAACGGagttcgagttttaaaataaattcctgGATTGTATTTCGCACTTGGgtaatttaagtaggtatttattattgATGAAGGATGGATACTTTTTTGTGCAGTGATTTAATGCGAGCTTTatcgattcgaaaaaattatattgatCGTAGCTTACTATCGTTGGAacgttattaaaatattttcattggaTGTATCTATTACCTTATGTAACATAAAAAAggataattttcactttgaacATCTGTTGAACACATACATAGTTGCTCGAAGGAAAACGAAGAAttgataaataaacaaaaagaaaatcttACGACAGGGGCTATTAAAACGTGTAAAGGGACACATATTGTGCGCTCCAGATAATAttatcactttgaaaatttactgataaAAACGACAAATActcaactattttcaaaaataggtatgatttttttcttgaattataatacttactttttcaagagcttttgccctcgcttcgctcaagaCCAAAGCAGACTTCTTCATTATTCCTTATTgccaaatttcattgaaatttttcaatttttgataattatgaaTAATATTATcgattttcgccaaatttttatgaaattccaatgttttttttgtgattttttatttgctttaatgatttattttgttattttaacgCGTTTGTCaaagaatttttagcaaattttgctaaaatttgattaggtactttCTGGcaagtttcattaattttcatgctttacatattccagttttttttctttttgatcaatttttcggaaattttcgCCCTTGCAATCGCAAGagatacaaatttttcagaaaattaggtacttcaaatttcgactttctcTCGTGTCTTAATGATCTTGTTGTTCTGCGATGCCATGCCATATTCTTGGAGAAACCCTGGGCTGTACCATTGATGTAATGAGAGTGGCACTTTACTATTCAAAAATGTATAGAAACAGCCATGTTTTAGTgtagaaaacgaaaaatttattttttggactgaattttcaatttgtgcaGCTCCAAAAATTTCCTATATTAGACCCTGTCTTACGAGAAAGTTGAAagaagaattttgataaatgtgTCACCTTCTGTAATAGGTACGACTTTAACACGCCATTTATTTTAACGACTGCGCCTTCATTTGCAGCAGAACAAAGTTGTTTCTAAATAGAGTTCCTTTTCGTAATGAACTGCCCACTTGATGTGTGTTCTACAAGACTAAATAAACGTCTATTTGTGGTGTTCTATTCCTTAAAATATGTGGCCTGGCAGATCAGAATAATCATCTGATGCTCATCGTGTCACCACAATAgatgaataatttattaaaccattttgaatagatataggtaggtatagctaaAAACAAATCTCAAGATGTTgcagttttacaatttttatctataattttcaatcgaaaaggatccatttttttggaaataaaaatgtCAGATTCTTAATAAGATATTTGGTGCTAAGTGTAAAGGGGTTAAGTAATTCTCAAGTTTTCGTCGAGTAGACATAATGCCCACAAGCCATAACACAAGCTGCTTAAATGCACAAGTTTATATATTCGTTGGTAGATAATAGGTATTTAATGACTCTGGAATTCTAAAGGAAATTATTCTACATCACACGTTATATTTCTTTCATTATTATAGCTAACTACTACCTACAATCCATTCAACAATACATGTGAACAAATTCGCACAATGATAACGCAAACATACAAATTTTGgaaagcaataaaaaaattctatcaattttaatgatggTTATTCGGAATGAAACATGAGGGACCTTATTCCTTTGAGTGGAAGTATGCCACTAAATTTTACATCATGCTATAATGGTTGCATATCGATCACATCACAAGGAAACGAGATATGgccactgaaattttttttattgaagaacatttttaaaattacaaaaatgaatgaaagatAAGAAAGAAATCaggaatttgataaaatctcatggctttttaaaaaaaatatatggtaTATTTCTCATGAAAGTGATATCCCTCGTTTGAATAAAGAAACAACGTTATAAGTaagagtagaaaatttttcaaaaaacactaaaaagcCTTGAGATTTCccattctttttttattctttaaaaaaattcttgtcaGCCCTTCAATTTTTCCTGGAGAGATAAAGAAGGACTAGAGAAGTAGACTATGAAGCTGATGTTTTGGTGTCAGATCAAACTttcgatttattcaaaaaagaacttttttgaaaaatcccaaagaaaaaatttcaagtgtcttATACTCCTGAAATGTGATGCTATTGGCCTTCAAACAGAAAAGTCGCAGATCCTTGGCAGAAACATGGGTAACTTTTGGTAGATCGTCTAAAATGGTttcattgagtaaaaataaCAGTACTGCAATTACATGGGTCAGAATttctttcacaaattttttttcaccagttgTACAATatagaactagaaaaaaaaaacactaaaagtTACATTCTTCAAATCATCTGCCAAAATTTAAAGTACCTAATACccactttttaagaaaaatttccaaaattttgaaacatcgaGAACTTATGGAGAAGATTTAATTTTACTGAAGAGGCAGAGCTCGATTACTATACTTTTAGACATAAGTATAAGAACACAAAATGTTTTGAGGAAATTCAATCATTAATTTATGTAACTAATTCTACAGCagtttttacttcgttgaaaaattttctgcatcTTTCCCCTTTGAATTCCTCTTTTCTGAAAGacacagaaaaatttcattttttttttttttttgttctctgtATCTAACGTTTAAAAAAGTGAAGAGAAGTTTTACTCAAGCATAATCTTTTTGGGTGAAGATGAAAATGCACTTTCAAGTAAATACATActctctgaaaaaatttactgaattgatttttactgaccaattcagtagatttttcactgttttgcagtaaaaaactactgcttttaagaagccaaaatgtcgtgactgctaagcagtgaaatttcactgtttcaaatttagagagtacataTAATCGTTTCGATAAaacactttttacaaaattttctcattgtttATAATGcgtataggtacttcaaaaaaaaggactGAAAACATGACATTTTTCGCCGAGTTTTCAAACAGAGGTAAAAAGAGTTGAGCTAAAATTCTAAATAttggattaatttttaataacatttttttgaaaatatgattctttaaaaattttaattgcaaACTTTGAGATTTATTCTGAGGTAAGCCTTGAATGTATTTATGCATAGATTGACCAGAAGAACTTGACGTTTCACTCCTTTGAacgatttttcataaaatttcaaaaaaagtttaaaccGTTTTCTTCACATCCTgcagacattttttgatattaaattttctaattaGAAAAATTGCGTTAACCGATTTTTTacataaggtaaagtggggtaattccgatggcaaaattcaaaattttagcaatttctcattttttggatttcctgtacattttggggcaaaaatgatgtaacaactttattcctgcgtccttcagctacacattgactatattgaagagtgatttgtgtgaaGGCTTCATTCATATAATTGaagaaacattttggaaggttgagttatcagaattaccctaaaaatggggtaattccgataatgagttttataaggaaagaaattctcccagggtaattccgagccagtaaagttgaaatataccatttattgcatatttaggtttttatttcatgtaaattgaatcattagaacagaaattaaaatttttttacaaatatgcatttttgaggcataatttttgaaaactagaccaactagagaaaaatgccccgttttgaggattttctttgataatttcgaccccctaaaactataatacatcaaaacaggaaaaaaacattgcaggacaattttgctggggctatcggaattaccccacagcatgaaaaatgatcgacatgtttaataattcaatgccaccaaacaaataat
The sequence above is a segment of the Planococcus citri chromosome 3, ihPlaCitr1.1, whole genome shotgun sequence genome. Coding sequences within it:
- the Dhit gene encoding regulator of G-protein signaling 20, giving the protein MSTVVSSSSDCVDNTGCRLRKIGSGTSLHTTRTVATPPTNINNNAIGSTPSGPNTINNSSSTNKQCCFHWCCCCRPCSCLAVKAVHEEPKQPKEEHKSSENLLITADEPPPSIEEIRLWGDSFDKLMKSPAGRRIFREFLRCEYSEENILFWEACEELKKETNPNVVEERARFIYEDFISILSPKEVSLDSKVRDLINKNMNSPTIHTFDEAQTQIYTLMHRDSYPRFLNSDKYKKLLNPPNSSEVDSESTKGSVKGSTKDSSSRASSI